AACGGTAACCCTTTCATTTCTTGCTATGGAATTCTTCAACAACTCGTTACAAAGACCGGAAGAAGTAGTTAAAGTGATAACCTATAAAAATGAAGTAAAAGGGAAGCATTTACTCGATTTGGTTCGTTCGAGTTTTATTCCAATCGATGAATTAGAAAAAGAACACCAAAGTGTCACTACACCAACCCACGTGATCCATTGTGTCTCAAAACTTCGTCGCGCGGGGATTAAGATCAATCCAGGAAAAAACAACGAAAAAGAGAGTTTCTTGAAAGTGAAATTCAAACACGGCGTGATAGAAATGCCAACAATAACAATGGACGATTTCATGAGTTCATTTTTATCAAACTGTGTCGCATTCGAACAATGTTACATTGGTTGTTCAATGAAATATGTAACAACCTATGTAACATTTTTGGATTGTTTAATAAATACTTATAGAGATGTTGAGTATTTATGTGATAGGAACATAATTGAGAACCATTTTGGAACAGAAGGTGAAGTGGCAAGTTTTATTAACAATGCTGGAAAAGATGTTGCAGTTGATTTTGATTCATGTTATTTGTCTAGTTTGTTTAATGAGGTTCATGAATATTATAGAAATAGTTGGCATGTTCAATGGGCTAGTTTTAAATACACTTATTTTGATACACCTTGGTCGTTTATATCTGCTTTGGCTGCATTGGTATTGTTGGTTCTTACGGTTGGTCAGACATATTTTGCAGCTTATCAGTATTTTGATGCCTAATGTTCTTTGATTAGAGAGACAATGgtgttattagttttttttttttttttggattatgtAACACAAATTGTTTGTGTAATTAaagatttattgatttttattctAAGCTTAAATATCTGATCACTATGTTTATTATGATGGCATGAGAGAGGAAACTGGATTTGGCGCAGTTACATCAAGACGATGTAACATATCTAGTCTGTCTGATTTTCAGCTGACATTTGAGATTGTTTTACCGTGTAAAATTGAGTTTGAGATTTGAACCGTTCGATTTTAAATCAAAGAACAAGATTGactatatgtttttttttttttgataagcaagaTTGACTATATGTGAAGTTGTGTGATTATTCTACAACAATTTGAATCTGGTTGGCATGAGAGTCGTATAATGGATTTTGAtatgtttaacttttttttttaatgaaattttgtcaaaaaaaaataattatgaaattagTTTTGCCTATATAAATATTAGTTGgtgtcaaatttatttttaacttattcaaatataaattattttactttcGTTCCATTCCCAACtagaatcaattttataaaaattaatttttattaccGGAGAATAAAATATACGTTGGACCATGACTTATGTTCTCTCTCTAGTTAAatgaatctctctctctctctctctctctctttatatatatatatatatatatatatatatatatatatatatatatatatatatatatatatatatatatatatatatatatatatatatatatatatatatatatatatatatatatactgagTTACTCAACAAGATCCGGACCTTATTCATACTTATTTCTCGGTGCTCAAATTTGCTATTTCTCGGACTCAGAGATAGTGGTCTAACCATTTCAAAGTGCTAGTACTCAAGGAATGACAAAAGATTGCAAAGACTACCCATAATCGAACTCGGTCACTTCCTTTGTAAAATGCATGAATTGTAGACAAACCAGACCCAATGTCATGTGTCGGGTATTCGACAACATTGAGCCTCTAAATTTTGAGGccctataataataaaatttttttggACGAATTTGTTTCTTAGGCCAACAACAATAATTATATTGTCAATCTTAATTAAATatcaaatacaaataaataagtgcctaaaattctacaaaaaataattaaatgcaCGCCCGGTGGGACTCGAACCCACAATCGTTTGATTAGAAGTCAAACGCCTTATCCATTAGGCCACGGGCGCTTCTATAccaagtaataaataaataaaataaattaataaaactttttattttgatgGTGAATAAATGAAACTTCTATTAGCTGCTATGTGGTGGGTGGTGGCGTTTGAAGATTCAAACTATCACTCTCAATGATATGATTCGTGTCAAATACTCCTTCCTAGTGTTTAATAACTTGGTCtctatttatcaaaaaaaaaaaaaagtgtttaatAACTTGGTCTCATAAgtcataatattaattattgagAGATTAATATTCTTCCTCGTGTTTACTTTGTCATCAATCAACATCCACCATATTGACCAtatcaaaaattcaaaatgacTTACTTTGCAAGAAATGTTCCCTCTTGGACCATCAACCTTGACATTTCATTGCAAACTAGTAGTCCAGTATTAATACATACCATACATTCCATGAAATTTCCATAATCCATGACTCtattattgtatatatatatatatatatatatatatatatatatatatggaaattAAGACCAATGCATATATATAAGGTCTTGCTATCTCAAAGTGTTAGTTAATTAACGTGAATTATACAAAAACTAGACAAGTTATTAAAACGTTACCActattttcatcttttttttctttctataagtCTTAGCACATGCAAGGTTACACAAT
This genomic interval from Trifolium pratense cultivar HEN17-A07 linkage group LG6, ARS_RC_1.1, whole genome shotgun sequence contains the following:
- the LOC123890417 gene encoding UPF0481 protein At3g47200: MKTNNYNEEETNGNHHVIDIFKIDTERLASMQNKISENPKLLSKSAGKTSCCIFKVPQSLIEANGKAYQPRIVSIGPYHRGQPRFNMIEEHKYRYLGSLLTRTQLPLEELLKAIAPLENEARECYSETIQLDPHEFVEMLVLDGCFIIELFRKVARLVHFEVDDPLVNMAWILPFFYRDFLKLENQIPFFILQRLFEISKPPHENSTVTLSFLAMEFFNNSLQRPEEVVKVITYKNEVKGKHLLDLVRSSFIPIDELEKEHQSVTTPTHVIHCVSKLRRAGIKINPGKNNEKESFLKVKFKHGVIEMPTITMDDFMSSFLSNCVAFEQCYIGCSMKYVTTYVTFLDCLINTYRDVEYLCDRNIIENHFGTEGEVASFINNAGKDVAVDFDSCYLSSLFNEVHEYYRNSWHVQWASFKYTYFDTPWSFISALAALVLLVLTVGQTYFAAYQYFDA